In Bacteroidales bacterium, the following are encoded in one genomic region:
- a CDS encoding WYL domain-containing protein, translating into MISKTFNRYIWLLNTLLQHKQLSYEEINVLWKECRLGDGAPLPLRTFHQHKNAVEELFGIEIKCNPSNGYKYYISTPDTLKNDSIRKWLLNSFTLSNMITAGHNMKERILFEDIPRGTEYLQTVIEAMQKSKELQIDYQQFYGHRKIYNIQPYAMKVYHQRWYVVGYIKELGGIRNIALDRTLEMNLLDTPFKLPKNFNAKKYYANTVGIYVNEELNPVKVKIRAYGVQIEYLRSLPLHSSQKESASKYGEFCEFEYKLCLTPELSTHILAMGENVEVLEPVELREEIKRRICLIYKKYNV; encoded by the coding sequence ATGATAAGCAAGACATTTAACCGTTACATTTGGTTGCTGAATACACTCCTTCAACATAAGCAACTTTCCTATGAAGAAATCAATGTTTTATGGAAGGAATGTCGCTTGGGAGATGGTGCTCCGTTGCCGTTACGCACCTTCCACCAACATAAAAATGCAGTTGAGGAGTTGTTTGGTATTGAAATAAAATGCAATCCTTCAAATGGGTACAAATATTACATATCTACTCCTGACACATTGAAAAATGACAGTATCCGCAAATGGCTATTGAATTCTTTCACCCTATCAAATATGATAACAGCGGGGCATAATATGAAAGAGAGAATACTGTTTGAGGATATACCGCGTGGAACAGAATATCTGCAAACTGTTATTGAGGCAATGCAAAAATCAAAAGAACTGCAAATTGATTATCAGCAGTTCTATGGGCATAGGAAAATATATAATATTCAGCCCTATGCTATGAAGGTTTATCATCAACGCTGGTATGTAGTCGGTTATATTAAAGAGTTGGGCGGTATAAGGAACATTGCACTTGACCGCACTCTTGAAATGAATTTATTAGACACGCCATTTAAATTGCCGAAGAATTTCAATGCAAAGAAGTACTATGCCAACACTGTTGGAATATATGTAAATGAAGAACTCAACCCTGTCAAGGTTAAGATAAGAGCCTATGGTGTGCAAATAGAATATTTGCGTTCTTTACCGCTTCATAGTTCCCAAAAAGAGAGCGCATCAAAGTATGGAGAATTTTGCGAGTTTGAATACAAATTATGCCTGACACCCGAACTCTCAACACACATACTTGCTATGGGGGAAAATGTTGAAGTGCTGGAACCTGTGGAATTGAGAGAGGAGATAAAGAGACGAATTTGTTTAATTTATAAAAAATATAACGTATGA
- a CDS encoding PepSY-like domain-containing protein translates to MKKIVFTFIAVVLVSAFAFNTIAREVVVDVKTLPETAQNFIKQNFADKKLVSTVKDSELLETEYKVYFSDGTKINFTSKGEWKEIEGNRNCITNSAIPVNIANYVTENYNGICIGKIEVDKELFNFQYNVELLNGIELRFDKNGAFMGFDD, encoded by the coding sequence ATGAAAAAGATAGTATTTACATTTATCGCCGTTGTTTTAGTATCGGCTTTTGCTTTTAATACAATTGCTCGTGAGGTTGTAGTTGACGTTAAAACTCTTCCTGAAACTGCTCAAAATTTTATTAAACAAAATTTTGCTGACAAGAAATTGGTTTCTACTGTTAAAGATAGCGAACTTTTAGAGACTGAATATAAAGTATACTTCTCAGATGGAACTAAAATAAATTTCACATCTAAGGGAGAATGGAAAGAGATTGAGGGTAACAGAAATTGCATTACAAATAGTGCCATTCCTGTAAATATTGCGAATTACGTTACCGAAAATTACAACGGCATTTGTATAGGTAAAATTGAAGTTGACAAAGAGTTATTTAATTTTCAATACAACGTTGAACTTTTGAATGGCATCGAGTTGAGATTCGACAAGAATGGTGCCTTTATGGGCTTTGATGATTAA
- a CDS encoding acyltransferase family protein, translating to MQANRLTYPDICKFIAIFIVTCSHSAQAISGRTWTNFLGGTEIDIAFNMPLFMLMSGWFLNLDKLRSTNTFIYLFSKFKRLIIPAISWYFIYCIFTINIPTISSVLSFYWYLKALFICLGIIIVSAKLIKNDTLCFLISTIFVILCPHTNILNINFMFPYLWTGYYLRKMIDSDRVKLIKTISILSLISGVVLSIYWDPSKSVYMSPFDILEFNTQMLYSYIYRFAIGLLLSLFIIYVIKKFNEKIPNSFASYGQYSLVIYTSSFVFNGLLSKILNHFNIHTNEYLILDLLSILTCIIIIVLTISICKVAERNKTAKLLLMGE from the coding sequence ATGCAAGCAAACAGATTAACATATCCCGATATTTGCAAATTCATTGCAATATTCATAGTAACATGTAGCCATAGTGCCCAAGCCATATCAGGAAGAACATGGACTAACTTCTTGGGAGGAACAGAAATAGACATCGCATTTAATATGCCATTATTTATGTTGATGAGCGGATGGTTTTTGAATCTTGACAAGTTAAGATCAACCAATACGTTTATTTACCTATTCTCTAAATTCAAGAGATTGATTATCCCCGCAATATCTTGGTATTTCATTTATTGCATATTTACAATAAATATTCCTACGATCTCCAGCGTACTATCTTTTTATTGGTATTTAAAAGCTCTTTTTATATGTCTCGGAATTATAATCGTATCTGCAAAATTAATAAAGAATGATACACTCTGTTTTTTGATATCGACAATATTTGTTATTTTATGCCCACACACCAATATCCTAAATATTAATTTTATGTTCCCTTATCTATGGACGGGGTACTATTTAAGAAAAATGATAGATAGCGACAGAGTTAAACTAATCAAAACAATTAGTATTTTATCACTGATATCCGGAGTTGTTTTATCAATATATTGGGATCCAAGCAAAAGCGTATATATGAGTCCGTTTGATATTTTAGAGTTTAATACACAAATGTTATATTCTTATATATACAGGTTTGCAATAGGGCTATTATTATCTCTATTCATCATATATGTAATAAAAAAATTCAATGAAAAAATCCCCAATTCATTTGCAAGCTACGGGCAATATTCACTAGTAATTTACACATCTTCATTTGTTTTCAACGGATTGCTATCAAAAATTCTAAACCACTTTAACATTCATACAAACGAATATTTAATATTAGACTTATTATCAATTTTAACTTGCATTATTATAATAGTCTTAACCATCTCAATATGCAAGGTGGCAGAAAGGAACAAAACTGCAAAATTATTATTAATGGGAGAATAA
- a CDS encoding histidine--tRNA ligase, whose product MATKPSIPKGTRDFSTIETAKRNYIFNTINEVFQLFGFQEIETPAMENLSTLMGKYGEEGDKLLFKILNSGDFAGKVNDELWQSKESNKLASLLCEKGLRYDLTVPFARYVVMHQNEITFPFKRYQIQPVWRADRPQKGRYREFYQCDADVVGSNSLLNEVELIQMTDEVFNRLGIRVAIKMNNRKILSGIAEIIGEADKIIDITVAIDKLDKIGLDNVNEELRSKGISEESIEQLRPIILLEGSNNDKLETLRKTLSSSEIGMKGIEELQFILDRIEGCNLRSELQIDLTLARGLNYYTGAIFEVKALDVQIGSISGGGRYDNLTGVFGLNGVSGVGISYGADRIYDVLNQLNLYPEKSLQSTQIMFVNFGEKEEIASLAHVMKLRSAGIRTEIFPESAKMKKQMGYANAKSIPFVALVGENEIKEGKITLKDMTSGEQELLSVDEIISKLS is encoded by the coding sequence ATGGCAACTAAACCTTCTATACCAAAGGGTACTCGCGATTTCTCAACTATTGAGACAGCTAAGAGAAACTATATTTTTAACACCATAAACGAAGTTTTTCAACTTTTCGGATTCCAAGAGATTGAGACTCCTGCTATGGAAAACCTCTCTACTCTTATGGGTAAATATGGAGAAGAGGGCGATAAACTTCTTTTTAAGATATTAAACTCAGGAGACTTTGCCGGAAAGGTTAATGATGAACTTTGGCAAAGTAAAGAGTCAAATAAACTTGCATCTTTGTTATGCGAGAAGGGACTTAGGTATGACTTAACCGTTCCGTTTGCCCGCTACGTTGTTATGCACCAAAACGAGATTACTTTCCCCTTCAAGAGATACCAAATTCAACCTGTTTGGCGCGCCGACAGACCTCAAAAGGGCAGGTATCGCGAATTTTATCAATGCGATGCCGATGTTGTTGGTTCAAACTCGCTTTTGAATGAGGTTGAACTTATTCAAATGACTGATGAGGTATTTAACCGCTTAGGTATCAGGGTTGCCATCAAGATGAATAACCGCAAGATACTTAGCGGTATTGCCGAGATTATTGGTGAGGCTGATAAGATTATTGATATTACCGTTGCTATTGACAAGTTAGACAAGATTGGTTTAGACAACGTAAACGAGGAACTTAGAAGCAAAGGCATCTCAGAAGAGAGCATTGAGCAACTACGCCCAATCATCTTACTTGAGGGTTCAAACAACGATAAACTTGAGACTCTTCGCAAAACTCTATCATCATCAGAGATTGGAATGAAGGGTATTGAGGAGCTTCAATTTATTCTTGACAGGATTGAAGGATGCAACCTTCGCTCTGAGTTACAAATTGATTTGACTCTTGCTCGTGGATTAAATTACTATACCGGCGCTATATTTGAGGTTAAGGCTTTGGATGTTCAAATTGGAAGTATCTCCGGTGGCGGTCGTTACGACAATCTTACAGGAGTATTTGGTTTGAATGGAGTTTCGGGCGTTGGTATCTCTTATGGTGCCGACAGAATATACGATGTTCTTAACCAATTAAATCTTTATCCCGAGAAATCGCTTCAATCTACCCAAATTATGTTTGTAAATTTTGGAGAAAAAGAGGAGATTGCCTCTCTTGCCCACGTTATGAAACTTCGTAGTGCTGGCATCAGAACAGAGATTTTCCCCGAAAGTGCAAAGATGAAAAAACAGATGGGATATGCAAATGCAAAGTCTATTCCTTTTGTTGCTCTTGTTGGCGAGAACGAGATTAAAGAGGGTAAAATTACACTTAAAGACATGACCAGCGGAGAGCAGGAGTTGCTTTCGGTTGATGAAATAATTTCAAAACTTTCGTAA
- a CDS encoding GNAT family N-acetyltransferase, with protein MTEFVLAQDSDVGLISRLGHKIFSETYEDILSEEQIEYMLEMMYSTYSIRRQMQNNNSFYIVYSEGEAVGYIAIEDKGEGAFHLQKLYLRSDMHGKNIGREMINKVYEHAKDLYPNGATITLNVNRNNPTLDFYKKMGWEIIEEGDFDLGSGFFANDYIMKIGV; from the coding sequence ATGACAGAGTTTGTTCTTGCACAGGATAGCGATGTTGGCCTAATCAGCAGATTGGGACACAAAATTTTTAGCGAGACATACGAGGATATTCTCTCGGAGGAGCAGATAGAGTATATGCTTGAGATGATGTACTCAACATATAGTATTCGCCGACAGATGCAGAACAACAACTCTTTTTATATTGTATATAGCGAAGGTGAAGCAGTGGGGTATATTGCTATTGAAGATAAAGGCGAGGGTGCTTTTCATCTTCAAAAATTGTATCTCCGCTCTGATATGCATGGCAAAAATATTGGGAGAGAGATGATAAACAAGGTTTATGAACACGCAAAGGACCTATATCCCAATGGTGCAACCATAACTCTTAATGTAAACAGGAATAACCCCACTTTAGATTTTTACAAAAAGATGGGGTGGGAAATTATTGAGGAAGGTGATTTTGATTTGGGCAGTGGATTTTTTGCCAACGACTACATTATGAAAATTGGAGTGTAA
- a CDS encoding DUF1573 domain-containing protein, translating to MKRIYSLLAALIVSVAIFAQDAAPKIVFEKDSHNYGNIKEADGDASCEFRFTNEGNAPLIITRATSSCGCTAPTYPKSPIAPGESGVIGVTYHAKGRPGGFSKNITIYTNVPDEKIKLIISGNVIPEIK from the coding sequence ATGAAACGCATTTATTCTTTATTGGCAGCACTAATTGTTTCGGTTGCCATATTTGCTCAAGATGCAGCACCAAAAATTGTATTTGAGAAAGACAGCCACAATTATGGCAATATTAAAGAGGCGGATGGAGATGCTTCGTGCGAATTTCGCTTTACCAACGAAGGCAATGCTCCTTTGATAATTACTCGAGCTACAAGTTCTTGCGGATGCACTGCTCCTACATATCCAAAATCGCCTATTGCTCCTGGAGAGAGCGGTGTTATCGGTGTTACCTATCACGCAAAAGGACGTCCTGGTGGCTTTTCAAAAAACATAACAATATATACCAACGTCCCTGATGAGAAGATTAAATTGATCATTTCGGGCAATGTTATCCCTGAAATAAAATAG
- a CDS encoding DUF1573 domain-containing protein, with the protein MRRGVLFLMFCLFWLATYAQPKIEFEETLYDFGNFSEEEGFVNHSFKFKNVGNAPLIIINAKATCGCTVPSYPKAPIAPGKTGVIDVKYSAIGRPGFFNKSIKIITNGDPSEKSLVIKGNVNSPADNAEFKYFINGLKLKTITYDMGNIVKGEKKELLFDTWNATDRPLTIKITNNTQYISVKALPDKLRPGERGKIAVVYNSENSNEWGKQIDEFLITSERPNSRAMNKKISILSNISEDFSKQGNKRPKAEIEKVLVNFGEVVSLSPSNCDIKIKNNGNGTLIIRKASSSSPSIGVNVKNSEIKPNGSASLNISLNPTKCKSRIVNETVTIITNDSEKSEINIQVTATLK; encoded by the coding sequence ATGAGAAGAGGAGTTTTATTTTTAATGTTTTGCTTGTTTTGGCTGGCAACATACGCCCAACCAAAGATTGAATTTGAAGAGACTCTTTATGATTTCGGAAACTTTTCGGAAGAAGAGGGATTTGTAAACCACTCTTTTAAATTTAAAAACGTTGGAAATGCTCCTCTGATTATCATTAACGCCAAGGCTACTTGTGGGTGTACTGTTCCAAGTTACCCCAAAGCACCTATTGCACCAGGCAAAACAGGAGTTATTGATGTTAAGTATTCGGCAATAGGTCGTCCAGGATTTTTTAATAAGTCGATAAAAATTATCACCAACGGAGATCCCTCAGAAAAGAGTTTAGTAATAAAAGGCAATGTTAACTCTCCCGCCGATAATGCCGAATTTAAGTATTTTATAAATGGTTTAAAACTTAAAACCATAACCTACGATATGGGTAATATTGTTAAGGGAGAGAAGAAAGAACTTTTATTTGACACTTGGAATGCTACCGACAGACCTTTGACAATAAAGATAACCAATAACACTCAATATATAAGCGTTAAAGCACTTCCCGACAAACTTAGACCTGGAGAGAGGGGCAAGATTGCGGTTGTGTATAATTCGGAGAACAGCAACGAATGGGGCAAACAGATTGATGAGTTTTTAATCACATCGGAACGTCCCAACTCTCGTGCTATGAACAAGAAGATATCAATTCTTTCAAATATATCAGAAGATTTTAGCAAACAAGGAAATAAACGACCTAAGGCAGAGATTGAGAAGGTATTGGTTAATTTTGGAGAGGTAGTAAGTTTATCTCCCTCAAATTGCGATATTAAGATTAAGAACAACGGAAACGGGACTCTTATAATAAGAAAGGCATCATCATCCTCTCCCTCTATTGGCGTTAATGTTAAAAACAGCGAGATAAAACCTAATGGTTCTGCCTCTTTAAATATTTCTCTTAATCCCACAAAATGCAAAAGCAGGATTGTTAATGAAACAGTTACTATCATAACTAACGATTCCGAAAAAAGCGAAATAAACATTCAAGTAACCGCAACTCTTAAATAG